The Geobacter sp. genomic interval CGAGGCTCTGCTGCCGAACGATGCATCTGTGCGCAGATCGTTCCTGGCCAGTTTCTACCCGCTAAGAACCGATGGTGGCGGAGTTGCCGGGCTCATGGGGTCCGTGCTGGACATCACGGAGCGCAAGCAACTGGAGGCCCGGCTGCACCTGACCAACGTCGCCATGGATAGCATGTCCGATGCCGTTCACTGGGTGCTGCCGGATGCAACCATCTATGATGTCAACTGTGCCGCCTGCCGGATGCTGGGGTATAGCCGTGAAGAGTTTCTGCGCCTGAGCCTGAAGGACATCGACGGCTACTTCACCTATGACGGGCAGCTGCGTCCCGGTTGGGACAAGCTGAAAGAGCTCGGTGAAACCAGGTTTGAAACGAGCCATCGCACCAAGGACGGCCGGGATGTCCCGGTGGAGATTTCGGCCAATTACATCACATTCAACGGCACTGAATATTCCTGCGCCATTGTCCGTGATATCTCCGAGCGGAAACAGTCGGAACTGCTCAGGGAGCGGCTTATGCTCCGGCAGTGGGATATTCTTGACAACCTGCCGATGCAGGCATGGCTTACGGATGCGGACGGGAGATTCGAGATCGTCAATGACGCATTTGCCGATGCCTGTGGCCGTCCGGTGCATGAGATCGTCGGCAGACGTCCCTGCGATATCCTGCCGCCGACTCTGGCCGAATACCATGAAGCTGAAATACAGACTATTCGCTGTTCACAGGCGAGAACGGTTGTTGAACGGGAGATGTCGGACGAAAACGGCGTCCGCTGGTATCGTTTCTGTGCGACGCCGCTGTTCGATGAACTGGGGACAGTAGTAGGTGCAACGGGTATCATTCAGGAGATCACTGCGCACAAGCGAACCGAGGAAATCCTTGAACAGGCACGTGTCGAGCTTGAACGCCAGGTACGGGAACGGACGTTGTCGCTGCTCACTACCAACTACCAGCTGCAGCAGGAAGTGGAAGACCGCAAACGGATAGAGAACGATCTGCGCGAATATCAGAAGAGGCTGGAAACCATGGCCCTTGAGTTGTCGCTTGCCGAGGAACGGGAGCGATGCCGCATTGCCAGCGAGCTGCACGATCAGGTGAGCCAGCGCCTCATCCTGAGCAAGATCAAAATCAGCACACTGGCGAGCCGGTTCTCCGATAACTGCCACGAGCAGGCGTTTGAAGAGCTTCTGCAGCTGGTCGACCAGTCGATTCATGACATCAGGACACTGACATTTCAGATGCGGCCGCCCGTCTTGGCCAATGCTGGGCTGGAGGCGGCCGTGGCATGGCTGGCAGAGGAGATTCAGGAACAATACGGTATCGCGGTCGATTATGTCAACCTGGGGGCCGATGACCAGAAACCGGTGCATTTTGAATATGAAATCCGTTCAACGATTTACCAGGTGGTGCGCGAACTGCTCTTGAACGTGGTCAAGCACGCCGGCACCCAATCAGCGCGAATCTGCATGGATCGCCAGGCCGACTCGCTCGTCATAACCGTTGCCGACGACGGCGCCGGCTTCGATACCTCCGGCCCGGTGGTAAAAAGCCTGAATAAAGGCGGTTATGGCCTGTTTAACGCCCAGCAGAGGATCGAATACATGAGGGGAGAGTTGAAGCTGGAATCGGTTCCTGGGAAAGGGACGCAGGCCACTATCATGGTGCCTATGGCCATTGTCTGAGCAAGGAAGAGGGGACGATTGTGAGTCTGAAGATATTGATTGCCGACGATCATCGGATAGTGCGTGAAGGGTTGCGGGCTCTCTTGGAAAAGGAACCTGATTTCCAGGTTGTGGCCGAGGCGTGCAATGGCGAAGAGGTGTTGCGGCTTGCCCGCGTACACCATCCTGACGTCATAGTCATGGACATTACCATGCCTGATCTGAACGGGATAGATGCGACTCGCCAGATCGTCAGCGAAATGAGTTCGGTGCGTGTCCTGGCCCTATCCATGGAATCAGACCGCAGGTTTGTCGTTGAGGTGCTGAAGGCTGGCGCTACCGGTTATGTTTTGAAGGACACCGCCTTTGCCGAACTGGCGACGGCCATTCGGACAGTTGCCGCTGATGAGCCGTATCTCGGGCCGGGCATTACGGAGCTGATCATCAAGGATTATCTGCAAAGGATTCCTGAAAACGTTTCGGTCGTCTATGAAAATCTAACCCTGCGGGAACGCGAGATCCTCAAGATGATTGCTGACGGCAAAAACGCCAAGGAGATCGCCTTTGCATTTCACGTCAGTGTGAAGACCGTTGACAACCAGCGGCATAGCATCATGAAAAAACTCAATCTCTACAGCATTGCCGAACTCACCAAGTATGCCGTGCGCGAAGGGCTGACCTCTCTGGCAGGACATTAGCCGCAGGGGGAACAGCTCGCCGGGGCACGGATACTAGCCGAGCAGGTTGTTTTTCGTGAAGTAGAGGGCCAGCTCCGCATTGCTTGAAATATGCAGCTTCTGCATGATCCGCGTACGGTACGTTGCCACGGTCTGCTTGCTCAGGCACATTTCTTCGGCAATGCTCTTTGGTTTTCTCCCCTCGACGATCCTGCGTGCGACCTCGAATTCCCGGTTGGATAGTGCCGGTGGCGATGCAGGAGTGTCGTTCGAGCGGAGCAGCTCCTTGCAGAGCAGGTCCCCCAATTGCGCTGTGACATAGGTATCGCCGTTTAGCAGCTTGGTGACGGCTACAGCGATCTCCTTCAGAGGTGCCCCCTTGTTCAGATAGCCGCGCGCTCCGGCCCGCATGGCCCGTATGGCATATTGATCTTCCGGGTGGACGCTCATGACGAGAATCGGCGGCATGGTCCGGCTGTCCATTTTTTGGATGGTCTCGATGCCGCTCATCCCCGGCATTGAAATATCCATGATTACCAGGTCGTATCGTTTTGCGGCAGTCTTCAACAATGCCTCGCTTCCCATCGAAGCTTCGTCGAATGCGGGATTGGGGACAATCTCCGCAAGAATGCAGATCATTCCCTTGCGCACGATGGCATGATCGTCGACAATCAGAATCTGCTTCATATTCCCCCCCCCCCGCTTCCGGATTCCCTGCAATCACGCTACAGAACAAACCGGTTGGCTGTGCGAGCCTCTGTCAGTGAATCGCATTAAAGTATATAAGGTTTACTGCTAAGCAAAATAGGGGGTTTGGTACCCATGGGTTCGCAATTTCCCAGAATCATCATAGGTTGGATCACTCTGCCGATGTCCGCGCAGCCTTGATCCCGTTCGCAAGATCAGCGGCAATTCAGCTGCGCCAGGCAAGGCCGGGCTGAATCATGCCCTCGACGGCATCTTCCGATTTTTTCACGGCCCACATTTCCCCTCCTGACAAAGGGACGTCAGTCCACCGCATGTAGGTGAAACAATTACAGGTAATTCATTGAAACTGGGTATTAGTCGGCATTCATTATTCCCGATACAATGAACACGGCGAAACAATGAAATGTACCTTTGTGCCAAGGTTTAGCAATGGAGCATGAAGTTGGGGACGGTGAGCGGAATATAACTGTCAAGGGGGACACCATGCATTTTTGGAGAAACATGAAGATTCGCAACAAGCTCCTGGTACTGATCGTAATGAGTTCTTTAACGCTGATCGCTACCGGTATTCTCGGCATTGTCAATATGGGGCGGATAAACAGCGGCCTTGGCGAAGCCAACGCAAACATGCAGCAGGTGTCGCTGTTGGATGAGATGAAAAGTGAGTTTCTCGGCATGCGCCTCGATATCGTCTATCTCATGGCGCTGAGGGATCGAAACCTGGTTGCCGAGAGAATAGGCAAATTCGACGAGAAGGTTGCTTCGGTTCAAGAGAAATTGCAGAAGATCGAACAAGTGGAGCACACAGCCGAAGAAAAGGCCTGGATCAAGGAGTTTCATGACGGCTTCGCCGCCTATGTGGCAAACAGTGCGACGATGAAGACCCTTGCCCGGCAGGCGAGTCTGACCGGAGCGGAAGCGCAGTATGCGGATCTGCGGGAATATGCACAGAAGAAACTGGCTCCGCTGTATGCCGCACCAGCCGAAGCGATCTCCCGTGTGGTGCAGTTCAATATCAAGGAGAGCGAGCAGGAGTATCTGAACGATACCCGCATGTATCACCGGATCGTGACCTTTACGGGAATCCTCATTGCATTCTGCGTCCTGGCCGCGGTTGGCATGGGCATCCTGATCATGACATCCATAACCAGGCCGCTGGCAAAGGTTTCAGCGGTCGTGGCCCGCGTTGCTGCAGGCGACCTGAGGGTGGCAACCGAGGTCGAAAGTCGGGATGAGATGGGGGAACTGGCAAAGGATGTGGACTCCATGGTGACGAATCTGCGGGAAATCGTTTACAGCCTGGATGCCAGTTCTACCCAGGTTGCTTCTGCCGCATCAGAGCTCTTTGCCATAGCCGATCAGATGGCCACCGGAACCAATGAAGTGGCTGCCCAGGCCACGACCGTTGCCACGGCCGGCGAGGAGATGGCCGCTACATCGACCCAGATAGCCAGCAATTGCTGTGCATCCGCGGATAATGCCAACGAAGTGAGCGCCTCGGCACAACGGAGTGTCGGCATTATTCATGAAACCATTGAGGGGATGACGCGGATAGCCACCAAAGTCAGCGAGACAGCGAAAACCATGGGGAAGCTCGGCGAGCGAAGCGACCAGATCGGCGTCATCGTCGGCACTATCGAGGATATTGCAGATCAGACTAACCTCCTGGCATTGAATGCAGCTATTGAGGCTGCCCGGGCCGGTGAGCAGGGACGGGGGTTTGCCGTGGTTGCGGATGAAGTCCGGGCACTGGCGGAGCGTACCACAAAAGCCACCAGGGAGATCGGCGAGATGATCCATGCCATTCAGAAGGAGGTAAAAGATATCGTTGTTGCCATGGAGGACGGGGTTGCAGAAGTGGAGAGCGGCACAAGGAATGCCGGGCGATCAGGGGATGCGTTGCAGGCGATTCTCGAACAGGTTTCCGCCGTTACGGAGCAGATCAGCCAGATTGCAACGGCAGCCGAGCAGCAGACATCTACAACAGCCGAAATAGCAAACAACATCATGCAGATAACCCAGGGTATCGAGCAGACATCCCAAGGGACCCAGGATGCATCGGCTGCCGCAAACGAACTGTCAACGCTGGCCGAAGCCCTCAAGGGGATAGTCGGCCGCTTCCAGGTCGAGGGAAAAGCCATGGCTGCTTGACACCGGCATGGGCGGCTTCCGTGATATCCAACAGCTGTCCGCTGGCCATTGCAACTCTTGCTTGTGGCAAAAGCGGCGAGACGGTCACCATATACCGTGATCGCACTATGGGGGTATTATCTTTATGAAGACCGCAAAGGCCATGGATAGGTCCTCGCAGCACAACGCGTATGTTACGACAATCTGTCCGTTTGTCGTGAATCCCATGGTGGAATGTTATTGCATCATTGTTGGCAGCAACAACATCAGGCTGGAAAAGGCCTTGTACTATTGTGGCGATAATTTCAGGCAGTGCACGTATTACAAGCAGCAATGCAAATAAAAATAACCGTTTCTGAACATTCCTGTGATGTGATGATACTTAATGTGGGGAGGAGTGATGGAGAATATTCGAGTCATGGTTGTTGATAATGATCCAAATGATGAGATTATTACCATGAAAGCATTACAGTTGAATAACATTGGGAGCCAGATCATAAAGATGCAGGATGGGGTAACGGCCCTTGAGTATCTCATCCAGGGACGAGAGATTCCGGATGGCGAAGGTCCGCATGTCCCGGGATTACTGCTTCTGGACCTGAACATGCCGGGAATGGCCGGGATGGAAGTGCTGACGCGGTTGCGGGCTGAGGAGAAAACAACCTCGCTGCCGGTTGTCATCACGACCTCATCGACCGATCATCGGGAGATCAGTGCCTGTTTTGCCGCTGGAGCGAATGGCTATCTGCATAAGTCCGTACGGTTTGACGAGTTCGTGAAAAATATGGGAGAGATCGTCTCAAAGTGCATAAAGGGATACGCTGCTGCGCTGCAGGGAGCTCCCGGGCAGTGTTTCCCGGAAATCACAGATGTCGGGAACTGTGCGGCGCTGAACCTGCTGGAGTCCGGGATTGATACTTGTGGTGAATATGGTTGAGAGGCGATGTCGTGCGGGAAAGCCGATGAATGGATGCTATCTCGCACATGAACTCCTGAAAGTGCATAGATGACGATTCGCGTAAAATCTCTGGCCATTGTTCTCGTTGCGTGGGCAGGTCTCATGGCTATCTCGTATGGGGCCTCTCAGCTTATCCTCATGAAGAGCTTCCGCTCTCTGGAAACGGAAGAGCTGCATCGTAATCTCGGCAGAGTGGTCGATGCCATTAATGAGGAACTGTGCGCCCTCGAACGATCGACGCAGGACTGGGCGGAATGGGGTGACACATATGCATACATGAAAACCCGGGATGCAGCATTTATCCGGAAAAACGTGAACAGCACGCCGTTTATCTCCCTGAAACTGAATTTGATGCTCTTTGTGGATTCTCGCGGGAGACTGGATTACGGCAAGGCATTTGACCTGCAGCGAGGGGTGGAGGTTCCCCTTTCGGAATCGGTTCGACGGTACATACTAGCCAATCGCCGAATTATCGGTATTGGCGACAGCAGGGTCGTGGCACGGGGTATCGTCTGTCTCCCCGAGGGGCCAATGCTCTTGTCGGCGCGGCCGATCCTCGACAATGAGCGGAGGGGACCGTCCCGCGGCACCCTTGTCATGGCACGCTTCCTTGATAAGGCCGGGATCCGGGCAATCGGCGCGCGGACGCATCTGGCCGTGGATATCTCCCCACTTTCGATTGCTCAGCAAAATGAGGCGCTGCACTCCCCGCCTCCCGGCATACTTTCGCCTAAGGATAGAGACCCCATATACCTGGAAGAGCCGCAAGAAAATACCATCTCCGGTTATACCTTTTTCAAGGATGTGAATGGTGCGGATGCTCTCCGCGTCAGGGTCGCCCTGTTGCGGGACATCTATCACTCAGGGGCGGCAAGTGTACGCTATTTCATCATCACGCTTCTCGGGGCAGGCGTGGTCTTTTCGACCCTCATTCTCCTGCTGCTGGAGAAGCTGGTCCTTTCACGTGTTGCCGTGCTTGGGCAGGAGGTCCATGAGATCGGCGTCTCCGGGTATCTGGGCAGCCAGGTTGCCGAAACCGGCAATGACGAGCTGACAACCCTGGCGGCATCGATCAACGGGATGCTCAGGGCGCTCTGCACGGCCGAAGCGCACTACAGGTCGCTTGTGGAACAGCTTCCAGCGGTTATGTACATCCTGTCGGCCGATCTGACGAACAGGGTCCACTACATGAGCCCCCAGATCGTCTCTCTGCTGGGGTATACCGCGGAGGAATTCAAGGCCGATCCACTGTTCTGGTTGGGGAAGATCTTCCCGGAAGATCGGGAGCGCGTCCTGACCCGGCTTTCCTACTGTCAGGCAGAGAACCTTCCTTTTTGCGATGAGTACCGAATGGTGGGGAGTGATGGCGAGATTCGCTGGTTTTCCGATCAGTATGAGTACGTGCGGCACGGATTAGGTTCCGACCATTACGTCCTCGGGTTGATGTTCGATATAACCAGATTGAAGCAGTGCGAGGACTCTCTCAGGCTTTCGTTGGCCAAGGCAGAAGCGGAACGGGCGAAAAACGAGGCGTTCATTGCCGGGTTGGGAGATCCGATCAGTGTCCAGGATACGGATTACAGGATACTTTTTCAGAACCATCTCAGCAGAGAGGAGATGGGCGACCACGTGGGAGAATTCTGCTTCCAGGCCTATCACGGCCTGAATGCCGTGTGCGATGGCTGTCTCATGGTGGAAGCCGTGCGCGACGGGAAAGTCCACCAGGGGGAATATGAGGCGGACCGGGGCTATGGGAAGCGTTCCCTGGAGGTAACCGTATCGCCGGTCAAGGATTCAGCAGGTAACATCATTGCGGCCATTGAGCTCACCAGGGACATCTCCGAGCGCAAGGAAGCCGATGGCAAGCTCTTGTACATGAGTACGCATGACTTGTTGACCGGTCTTTACAATCGTGCATTTTTCGACGAAGAGTTGACCAAGTTGTCGCGGGGAAGGCAGTATCCCGTGAGTATCATTGTTGCCGACCTGGATGGCCTGAAGGCCGTTAATGATACCATGGGGCATGCGACCGGGGACCGGTTGATCCAGATGGCGGCACAGGTGCTGAGCGAAGCATTTCGAGCCGAGGATGTGGTTTCCCGGATCGGAGGGGACGAGTTTGCGGTCTTGCTGC includes:
- a CDS encoding diguanylate cyclase, with the protein product MTIRVKSLAIVLVAWAGLMAISYGASQLILMKSFRSLETEELHRNLGRVVDAINEELCALERSTQDWAEWGDTYAYMKTRDAAFIRKNVNSTPFISLKLNLMLFVDSRGRLDYGKAFDLQRGVEVPLSESVRRYILANRRIIGIGDSRVVARGIVCLPEGPMLLSARPILDNERRGPSRGTLVMARFLDKAGIRAIGARTHLAVDISPLSIAQQNEALHSPPPGILSPKDRDPIYLEEPQENTISGYTFFKDVNGADALRVRVALLRDIYHSGAASVRYFIITLLGAGVVFSTLILLLLEKLVLSRVAVLGQEVHEIGVSGYLGSQVAETGNDELTTLAASINGMLRALCTAEAHYRSLVEQLPAVMYILSADLTNRVHYMSPQIVSLLGYTAEEFKADPLFWLGKIFPEDRERVLTRLSYCQAENLPFCDEYRMVGSDGEIRWFSDQYEYVRHGLGSDHYVLGLMFDITRLKQCEDSLRLSLAKAEAERAKNEAFIAGLGDPISVQDTDYRILFQNHLSREEMGDHVGEFCFQAYHGLNAVCDGCLMVEAVRDGKVHQGEYEADRGYGKRSLEVTVSPVKDSAGNIIAAIELTRDISERKEADGKLLYMSTHDLLTGLYNRAFFDEELTKLSRGRQYPVSIIVADLDGLKAVNDTMGHATGDRLIQMAAQVLSEAFRAEDVVSRIGGDEFAVLLPDTDDLAAQVAVERIRHCQNQMNESGRGLNISVSLGVATAKTKKELVSALKLSDERMYRDKYAKSCRRMDNGCPASV
- a CDS encoding response regulator translates to MWGGVMENIRVMVVDNDPNDEIITMKALQLNNIGSQIIKMQDGVTALEYLIQGREIPDGEGPHVPGLLLLDLNMPGMAGMEVLTRLRAEEKTTSLPVVITTSSTDHREISACFAAGANGYLHKSVRFDEFVKNMGEIVSKCIKGYAAALQGAPGQCFPEITDVGNCAALNLLESGIDTCGEYG
- a CDS encoding response regulator, which gives rise to MKQILIVDDHAIVRKGMICILAEIVPNPAFDEASMGSEALLKTAAKRYDLVIMDISMPGMSGIETIQKMDSRTMPPILVMSVHPEDQYAIRAMRAGARGYLNKGAPLKEIAVAVTKLLNGDTYVTAQLGDLLCKELLRSNDTPASPPALSNREFEVARRIVEGRKPKSIAEEMCLSKQTVATYRTRIMQKLHISSNAELALYFTKNNLLG
- a CDS encoding response regulator codes for the protein MSLKILIADDHRIVREGLRALLEKEPDFQVVAEACNGEEVLRLARVHHPDVIVMDITMPDLNGIDATRQIVSEMSSVRVLALSMESDRRFVVEVLKAGATGYVLKDTAFAELATAIRTVAADEPYLGPGITELIIKDYLQRIPENVSVVYENLTLREREILKMIADGKNAKEIAFAFHVSVKTVDNQRHSIMKKLNLYSIAELTKYAVREGLTSLAGH
- a CDS encoding PAS domain-containing protein; the protein is MRLGIDSTGLPRFPRRNLLIRMLPLLVLAISLSTTFITWDMVKGSIRQKAFTVYKRRTSDVISHIVNRMQNHELILLGGKGLFTLGIDVDRRKWRSYVSSLQLDQNLPGILGVGYAQWLTREQKDAHLRKIRSEGFPEYNILPADDRPVYSSIVYLEPFNWRNQRAFGYDMYSEPTRRAALDRARDTGVTTVSGKITLVQETERNRQSGILMCVPVYRPGMPTDTVVHRRSALQGFVYSPFRMNDFVYGAVDTTPIGIAFEIFDGDTTQLVRMMFSSIPSDPSALPGGYQPDFAHTTTVEVYGRTWTISFLSLPEFARELDQGRSTGVLIGGLIVSVLLTLITLILQNTREKALALAGSMTNELQLSEKRYREQFQELSQIYANTPAGIFAVDRELRFLRINEYLASFAGKSIEEHIGRTIAEILPADFADYLMNLWRSVIEQGACVDNLEFEALLPNDASVRRSFLASFYPLRTDGGGVAGLMGSVLDITERKQLEARLHLTNVAMDSMSDAVHWVLPDATIYDVNCAACRMLGYSREEFLRLSLKDIDGYFTYDGQLRPGWDKLKELGETRFETSHRTKDGRDVPVEISANYITFNGTEYSCAIVRDISERKQSELLRERLMLRQWDILDNLPMQAWLTDADGRFEIVNDAFADACGRPVHEIVGRRPCDILPPTLAEYHEAEIQTIRCSQARTVVEREMSDENGVRWYRFCATPLFDELGTVVGATGIIQEITAHKRTEEILEQARVELERQVRERTLSLLTTNYQLQQEVEDRKRIENDLREYQKRLETMALELSLAEERERCRIASELHDQVSQRLILSKIKISTLASRFSDNCHEQAFEELLQLVDQSIHDIRTLTFQMRPPVLANAGLEAAVAWLAEEIQEQYGIAVDYVNLGADDQKPVHFEYEIRSTIYQVVRELLLNVVKHAGTQSARICMDRQADSLVITVADDGAGFDTSGPVVKSLNKGGYGLFNAQQRIEYMRGELKLESVPGKGTQATIMVPMAIV
- a CDS encoding HAMP domain-containing protein is translated as MEHEVGDGERNITVKGDTMHFWRNMKIRNKLLVLIVMSSLTLIATGILGIVNMGRINSGLGEANANMQQVSLLDEMKSEFLGMRLDIVYLMALRDRNLVAERIGKFDEKVASVQEKLQKIEQVEHTAEEKAWIKEFHDGFAAYVANSATMKTLARQASLTGAEAQYADLREYAQKKLAPLYAAPAEAISRVVQFNIKESEQEYLNDTRMYHRIVTFTGILIAFCVLAAVGMGILIMTSITRPLAKVSAVVARVAAGDLRVATEVESRDEMGELAKDVDSMVTNLREIVYSLDASSTQVASAASELFAIADQMATGTNEVAAQATTVATAGEEMAATSTQIASNCCASADNANEVSASAQRSVGIIHETIEGMTRIATKVSETAKTMGKLGERSDQIGVIVGTIEDIADQTNLLALNAAIEAARAGEQGRGFAVVADEVRALAERTTKATREIGEMIHAIQKEVKDIVVAMEDGVAEVESGTRNAGRSGDALQAILEQVSAVTEQISQIATAAEQQTSTTAEIANNIMQITQGIEQTSQGTQDASAAANELSTLAEALKGIVGRFQVEGKAMAA